The following coding sequences lie in one Stenotrophomonas rhizophila genomic window:
- a CDS encoding VWA domain-containing protein translates to MQIPEHWAAWLPSWLAWLDTLAWPWMLAALPLPVLMRWWPQRSATAAALRVPYAAAQLQALGVAAGGRSLGLGRLVLWLAWACLCVAAARPQQLGEAVTPPQQGRQMMLAVDVSGSMSEADMLLGHQVVDRLTAAKAVLADFLDRRAGDRVGLLIFGERAYTLTPLTGDLASVRLQLGDSVVGLAGRETAIGDAIALAVKRLREQPQGQRVLILLTDGVSNAGVLEPLRAAELAKAEGVRVYTVAFGGDGGFSLFGVQIAPGEDPVDEATLQKIATLTGGRAFRARNTDELAGIYAELQRLEPVASAGPAVRPRIERYAWPLALSLLLAGLAWLLPRRWA, encoded by the coding sequence ATGCAGATACCCGAACACTGGGCCGCCTGGTTGCCCAGCTGGCTGGCGTGGTTGGACACGCTGGCGTGGCCATGGATGTTGGCCGCGCTGCCGTTGCCGGTGCTGATGCGCTGGTGGCCACAGCGCAGCGCCACCGCTGCCGCCCTGCGCGTGCCCTATGCGGCGGCGCAGTTGCAGGCGTTGGGCGTGGCAGCGGGCGGGCGTTCGTTGGGGCTGGGGCGGCTGGTGTTGTGGCTGGCCTGGGCCTGCCTGTGCGTGGCCGCCGCGCGCCCGCAGCAGCTGGGTGAGGCGGTGACGCCGCCGCAGCAGGGACGGCAGATGATGCTGGCCGTCGATGTGTCCGGCAGCATGAGCGAGGCCGACATGCTGCTCGGCCACCAGGTGGTGGACCGTTTGACGGCCGCCAAGGCGGTGCTGGCGGATTTCCTCGACCGGCGTGCCGGTGACCGCGTCGGTCTGCTGATCTTCGGCGAACGCGCCTACACGTTGACCCCGTTGACCGGCGACCTGGCCAGCGTGCGCCTGCAACTGGGGGACAGCGTGGTCGGCCTGGCCGGGCGTGAGACCGCCATCGGCGATGCGATCGCGCTGGCGGTGAAACGCCTGCGCGAACAACCGCAGGGGCAGCGCGTGCTGATCCTGCTCACCGACGGGGTGAGCAATGCCGGCGTGCTCGAACCGCTGCGCGCAGCAGAACTGGCCAAGGCCGAAGGCGTGCGCGTGTACACCGTGGCCTTCGGCGGTGACGGCGGCTTCAGCCTGTTCGGCGTGCAGATCGCGCCGGGCGAAGACCCCGTTGATGAAGCCACCCTGCAGAAGATCGCCACGCTCACCGGCGGCCGCGCCTTCCGTGCGCGCAATACCGACGAGCTGGCCGGTATCTATGCCGAACTACAGCGGCTGGAACCGGTGGCATCGGCCGGGCCGGCGGTGCGGCCCCGCATCGAACGGTATGCATGGCCGTTGGCGCTGTCGCTGCTGTTGGCCGGCCTGGCGTGGTTGCTGCCAAGGCGGTGGGCATGA
- a CDS encoding VWA domain-containing protein, with amino-acid sequence MNIDWNALHLVRPNALWLLLALPLIAALWYWRRRRGSAWHSAVDAHLLRHLLVAGGQRAWGGLMVLLLGWTLAVVALAGPSWRQVAQPLWQSPAPLVVALDLSSRVTATDLPPSRLLQARAKLAALLRERKGGEVALLVYADDAYTVAPLTADTANVALYLDALGPDVMPRDGQRAERALDAAVLLLQQSGARSGDILLLTDRADAAASSAATAARRQGVTVSVLGVGTPTGAAYRSGDGQIAQARLEEASLRAVASAGGGQYARMASDDGDLRALGVLTPKTSMDDRRDGNGMAWRDEGFWLLPPLMLLSLWAFRRRGLAVVLVTCLSVPLALPTPAHAAEGTWWTRADQVDQQALGAGVEAYRRGDFKAAQAQFDGIDSDVGWYNLGNALARQGQYDAAIEAYDKALRKTPGMPDAVANRAAVDAARKRKPPSAPPKDGQGKQPPTSPPSQGQGQPGKDAGQPPKQPGQQTPGQPPSTPAQGKDKDTQDAGNPDPNPAAQAQADAAQRQQMQQALQRQGKDGKDTPAQRQAAETPQQREQRQAVEAWMRRVPDDPGSLLRAKFQLENERRKREGR; translated from the coding sequence ATGAACATCGACTGGAATGCCCTGCACCTGGTGCGTCCAAACGCACTATGGCTGCTGCTGGCGCTGCCGCTGATCGCCGCGCTCTGGTACTGGCGCCGCCGCCGCGGCAGCGCCTGGCACAGCGCGGTGGATGCGCACCTGCTGCGCCACCTGCTGGTGGCCGGTGGGCAGCGTGCGTGGGGCGGCTTGATGGTGTTGCTGCTGGGGTGGACGCTGGCCGTGGTTGCGTTGGCGGGTCCCAGCTGGCGGCAGGTGGCGCAGCCCTTGTGGCAATCGCCGGCGCCGCTGGTGGTGGCGCTGGATCTGTCCTCTCGGGTGACGGCCACCGACCTGCCGCCCTCGCGGCTGCTGCAGGCGCGGGCCAAGTTGGCCGCGCTGCTGCGCGAGCGCAAAGGCGGGGAGGTTGCCCTGCTGGTGTACGCCGACGATGCGTACACCGTGGCGCCGCTGACGGCCGATACCGCCAATGTGGCGCTGTATCTGGATGCGCTCGGGCCGGACGTGATGCCGCGTGATGGCCAGCGCGCCGAGCGCGCACTGGACGCGGCCGTACTGCTGCTGCAACAGTCCGGCGCACGCAGCGGCGACATCCTGCTGCTCACCGATCGTGCCGACGCCGCCGCCAGCAGCGCGGCCACCGCGGCGCGCCGCCAGGGCGTAACGGTCTCGGTGCTTGGCGTGGGCACACCCACCGGCGCCGCCTACCGCAGTGGCGATGGGCAGATTGCCCAGGCGCGTTTGGAAGAAGCGTCCCTGCGCGCGGTGGCCAGTGCGGGCGGCGGCCAGTACGCGCGGATGGCCAGCGACGATGGCGACCTGCGCGCCTTGGGCGTGCTGACCCCCAAGACGAGCATGGACGATCGCCGCGACGGCAATGGCATGGCCTGGCGCGATGAAGGGTTCTGGTTGCTGCCGCCGTTGATGCTGCTGTCGTTGTGGGCGTTCCGCAGACGCGGCCTGGCCGTGGTGCTGGTGACCTGCCTGTCGGTGCCCCTGGCGTTGCCAACCCCCGCGCATGCTGCCGAAGGCACCTGGTGGACGCGTGCCGACCAGGTGGACCAACAGGCACTGGGCGCGGGTGTGGAGGCTTACCGGCGGGGCGATTTCAAGGCCGCGCAGGCGCAGTTCGACGGTATCGACAGCGACGTCGGCTGGTACAACCTGGGCAATGCGCTGGCGCGCCAGGGTCAGTACGACGCCGCGATCGAGGCGTATGACAAGGCGTTGCGCAAGACCCCGGGCATGCCCGATGCGGTCGCCAACCGCGCGGCGGTGGATGCCGCCCGCAAGCGCAAGCCGCCGTCGGCGCCGCCCAAAGACGGCCAGGGCAAGCAACCGCCGACCTCGCCACCGTCGCAGGGCCAGGGCCAACCGGGCAAGGACGCCGGCCAGCCGCCGAAGCAGCCCGGGCAGCAGACCCCTGGCCAGCCGCCGAGCACGCCGGCGCAGGGCAAGGACAAGGACACGCAGGACGCCGGCAACCCGGATCCCAACCCCGCCGCGCAGGCCCAGGCCGATGCAGCCCAGCGCCAGCAGATGCAACAGGCCCTGCAGCGGCAGGGCAAGGACGGCAAGGACACCCCGGCGCAGCGGCAGGCCGCGGAAACCCCGCAGCAGCGCGAGCAGCGCCAGGCCGTGGAAGCCTGGATGCGGCGGGTGCCGGATGATCCGGGCAGCCTGTTGCGCGCCAAGTTCCAACTCGAAAACGAACGCAGGAAACGGGAAGGACGATGA
- a CDS encoding BatD family protein — protein sequence MSTISTTRRWMRGCCWLLLAASSWAQAQTRAWLDREQISDGETVTLNIESDAGGAPDYTPLRADFELSAQTSSRQMQWGTGGTTARNLYAVALSPRRTGTLQIPALQVGANRTAPLLLQVGASSAAPAAVPGNAAVFMETEVDDLTPYVQQSVGVVVRLYYASQLVSGELLLDTPAGASMQRVGEDRSLVREVNGRRYNLVERRFLLIPERSGPLQLPAAQFNGRAAGGFFDDMFGGDGRLRATAPTRTLQVQPQPANAAQPWLPLHDLRLRYTAAPTQARAGEAATVVVEAVAQGATRAQFPELPALDVGPDAQVFAEPAQFDETFSGNTPQLKLTRRYSIVPRTPGTLRVPGPSMPWWDVKAGEARTASLPALTLQVAAAGAGSAAAAVPVDTQSALPGEAPPASNALPLANPPASARPWGWIAAATGFAVLWLLTLWWGWRRVQRRDTATAPQPGPPGSPAVVVSRAELRRALESQGLDEIIALLASMGGVVGLEALLARLADPVQREALLAMQRVRWSGQGGDVAAARQALRRAFHDGPHWQLAAVAENNGLAPLYPSGS from the coding sequence ATGAGCACCATTTCGACCACGCGACGCTGGATGCGCGGCTGCTGCTGGCTGCTGCTGGCGGCGAGCAGCTGGGCCCAGGCGCAGACCCGTGCCTGGCTGGACCGCGAGCAGATCAGCGACGGCGAAACGGTGACCCTCAACATCGAGAGCGATGCAGGCGGGGCACCGGACTACACGCCCCTGCGCGCTGATTTCGAGCTCAGCGCGCAGACCAGCAGCCGCCAGATGCAATGGGGCACGGGCGGTACCACCGCGCGCAATCTCTACGCGGTGGCCCTGTCGCCACGTCGCACGGGCACGCTGCAGATTCCCGCGTTGCAGGTGGGGGCCAACCGCACCGCACCGCTGCTGCTGCAGGTGGGCGCCAGTTCCGCTGCGCCGGCGGCCGTCCCCGGTAACGCGGCGGTCTTCATGGAAACCGAGGTCGACGACCTTACCCCCTACGTCCAGCAGAGCGTGGGCGTGGTGGTGCGTCTGTACTACGCCTCGCAGCTGGTGTCGGGCGAACTGCTGCTGGATACCCCAGCCGGTGCGTCGATGCAGCGGGTAGGTGAAGACCGCAGCCTGGTGCGCGAGGTCAATGGCCGCCGCTACAACCTGGTGGAGCGGCGTTTCCTGCTGATTCCCGAACGCAGCGGCCCGCTGCAGCTGCCGGCCGCCCAGTTCAACGGACGTGCCGCCGGTGGCTTCTTCGATGACATGTTCGGTGGCGACGGACGGCTGCGCGCAACGGCGCCGACGCGCACGCTGCAGGTGCAGCCGCAGCCGGCCAACGCGGCGCAGCCGTGGCTGCCGCTGCACGACCTGCGCCTGCGCTACACCGCCGCCCCCACCCAGGCGCGTGCCGGGGAGGCGGCCACGGTAGTGGTGGAAGCCGTGGCCCAGGGCGCCACCCGCGCGCAGTTCCCGGAACTGCCGGCGCTGGACGTCGGCCCCGACGCGCAGGTGTTCGCCGAACCGGCCCAGTTCGACGAGACCTTCAGCGGCAACACGCCCCAGCTCAAGCTGACCCGGCGCTACTCGATCGTGCCGCGCACGCCGGGCACCCTGCGCGTGCCCGGGCCGAGCATGCCCTGGTGGGACGTAAAGGCGGGCGAGGCGCGGACGGCCAGCTTGCCGGCACTGACCCTGCAGGTCGCCGCCGCGGGGGCGGGCAGTGCCGCCGCCGCGGTGCCGGTGGACACCCAGTCGGCGCTGCCGGGCGAGGCGCCGCCGGCCTCCAACGCGCTGCCATTGGCCAACCCGCCGGCGTCGGCGCGTCCCTGGGGCTGGATCGCGGCCGCCACCGGGTTCGCGGTGCTCTGGCTGCTGACGCTGTGGTGGGGTTGGCGCCGGGTGCAGCGCCGGGATACGGCCACCGCCCCGCAGCCGGGCCCGCCCGGTTCGCCCGCGGTCGTGGTGTCGCGCGCTGAACTGCGGCGCGCGCTGGAAAGCCAAGGGCTGGATGAGATCATCGCGCTGCTGGCCAGCATGGGCGGGGTAGTGGGCCTGGAGGCCCTGCTGGCACGGCTGGCCGACCCGGTCCAGCGCGAAGCGCTGCTGGCGATGCAGCGGGTGCGCTGGTCCGGCCAGGGCGGCGACGTGGCCGCCGCGCGCCAGGCGCTGCGCCGGGCCTTCCATGACGGACCGCACTGGCAGCTCGCCGCGGTGGCGGAAAACAATGGGCTGGCGCCTCTATATCCTTCGGGATCTTGA
- a CDS encoding dicarboxylate/amino acid:cation symporter, which yields MTEAATTRKKLPLHWKMGIGFALGLVLGLIVHAAGPGVPGLTDVARGVMAWVTTPLSGLFLNLIFMLIVPLIFSALIMGVSEMGDIRALGRIGWKTLAYTVLLSGIAVGIGLVLVNVLKPGAGVDPHVAAQMLSENAERSKEIVAGIHETPKGMDMLLSIVPSNVLQAASDNGAILSLMFFALMFGIGMVLSDEEKVAPLRRAVEGVFEVSMTLINLVIRLAPYAVACFMFNLAALFGFDLIIRLGAYVGVVVLALGLHMVVTYGTAVWLSGRSPLSFFRDTQEATVMAFSTASSNATLPTALRVADQMGLPQKVSRFVLTVGATANQNGTALFEGVTVIFLAQFFGVDLSIGQQIMVMAVCILGGIGTAGVPSGSLPVVAMICAMVGVNPLGIGLILGVNHFLDMCRTALNVTGDLALTTLVAKGETEDSPVPEQVKRD from the coding sequence ATGACTGAGGCCGCAACGACCCGCAAGAAACTGCCCTTGCACTGGAAAATGGGCATTGGCTTCGCGCTGGGCCTGGTGCTGGGCCTGATCGTGCACGCCGCCGGCCCGGGCGTGCCCGGCCTGACCGACGTCGCCAGGGGCGTGATGGCCTGGGTGACCACGCCGCTGTCGGGCCTGTTCCTCAACCTGATCTTCATGCTGATCGTGCCGCTGATCTTCTCGGCGCTGATCATGGGCGTGTCGGAGATGGGCGACATCCGCGCGCTCGGCCGGATCGGCTGGAAGACCCTGGCCTACACGGTGCTGCTGTCGGGCATCGCGGTGGGCATCGGGCTGGTGCTGGTCAACGTGCTCAAGCCCGGCGCCGGGGTGGACCCGCATGTGGCCGCGCAGATGCTCTCGGAGAACGCCGAGCGCAGCAAGGAAATCGTCGCCGGTATCCATGAAACCCCCAAGGGCATGGACATGCTGCTGTCGATCGTGCCCAGCAACGTGCTGCAGGCCGCATCGGACAATGGCGCGATCCTGTCGCTGATGTTCTTCGCGCTGATGTTCGGCATCGGTATGGTGCTCAGCGACGAGGAGAAGGTTGCCCCGCTGCGTCGCGCCGTGGAAGGCGTGTTCGAAGTGTCGATGACGCTGATCAACCTGGTCATCCGGCTGGCCCCGTACGCGGTGGCCTGCTTCATGTTCAACCTGGCCGCGCTGTTCGGCTTCGACCTGATCATCCGCCTGGGCGCCTACGTGGGCGTGGTGGTGCTGGCGCTGGGCCTGCACATGGTGGTGACCTACGGCACCGCGGTGTGGCTGTCCGGGCGTTCGCCGCTGTCGTTCTTCCGCGACACCCAGGAAGCGACGGTGATGGCCTTCTCCACCGCCTCCAGCAACGCCACCCTGCCGACCGCGCTGCGCGTGGCCGACCAGATGGGCCTGCCGCAGAAGGTGTCACGCTTCGTGCTGACCGTGGGTGCCACCGCCAACCAGAACGGCACCGCGCTGTTTGAAGGCGTGACGGTGATCTTCCTGGCCCAGTTCTTTGGCGTGGACCTGAGCATCGGCCAGCAGATCATGGTGATGGCGGTCTGCATCCTGGGCGGCATCGGCACGGCTGGCGTGCCGTCGGGCTCGTTGCCGGTGGTGGCGATGATCTGCGCCATGGTCGGGGTCAACCCGCTGGGCATCGGCCTGATCCTGGGCGTGAACCACTTCCTGGACATGTGCCGTACCGCGCTGAACGTCACCGGCGACCTGGCCCTGACCACCTTGGTGGCCAAGGGCGAGACCGAGGACAGCCCGGTGCCGGAACAGGTCAAGCGCGACTGA
- the tkt gene encoding transketolase: MTQPTRRQLANAIRFLAADAVETAKSGHPGMPMGMADIAEVLWNDYLRHNPNNPKWFNRDRFVLSNGHGSMLQYALLHLSGYDLPIEQLKQFRQLGSKTAGHPEHHETPGVETTTGPLGQGLANAVGFALAEKLLAQRYNRPEYEIVDHRTWVFLGDGCLMEGISHEAASLAGTWGLGKLVCFWDDNHISIDGNTDGWFTDNTPERFEAYGWNVVRGVDGHDADSIKAAIDGALAQFDKPTLICCRTTIGFGSPGKAGKESSHGAPLGKDELEATRKQLGWNYGPFEIPEEIYAGWRAGGTGTLRQAEWEQQFDKYAAHFPAEADELTRRSHGELPADFVAKADAYIAQVQADGQTIASRKASQLAIEAFAPLLPELVGGSADLAHSNLTLWKASKSVATDDPNANYVYYGVREFGMTAIANGLALHGGFIPFDATFLVFSDYARNGVRMSALIPAHAIHVYTHDSIGLGEDGPTHQPVEHLASLRYIPNNDVWRPCDAVESAVSWKSAITRTDGPSCLVFSRQNLPHQPRSTEQVAQIARGGYVLADAEGGVPDVILIGTGSEVGLAVAAKAELDAAGIKTRVVSMPSTDVFERQDAAYRESVLPNAVRKRVAVEAGVTGFWRQYVGLDGAVIGIDTFGASAPAEALYKHFGITTEHVVAAAKAL, from the coding sequence ATGACGCAGCCTACCCGCCGCCAGTTGGCCAATGCCATCCGCTTCCTTGCCGCTGATGCGGTCGAAACCGCCAAGTCCGGGCATCCCGGCATGCCGATGGGCATGGCCGATATCGCCGAGGTCCTCTGGAACGACTATCTCCGTCACAACCCCAACAACCCCAAGTGGTTCAACCGCGACCGCTTCGTGCTGTCCAACGGCCACGGCTCGATGCTGCAGTACGCGCTGCTGCACCTGAGCGGCTACGACCTGCCGATCGAACAGCTCAAGCAGTTCCGTCAGCTCGGCAGCAAGACCGCCGGCCATCCGGAGCACCATGAAACCCCCGGCGTGGAAACCACCACCGGGCCGCTCGGCCAGGGCCTGGCCAACGCCGTGGGCTTTGCGCTGGCCGAAAAGCTGCTGGCCCAGCGCTACAACCGCCCCGAGTACGAGATCGTCGACCACCGTACCTGGGTGTTCCTGGGCGACGGCTGCCTGATGGAAGGCATTTCGCATGAAGCCGCCTCGCTGGCCGGTACCTGGGGCCTGGGCAAGCTGGTCTGCTTCTGGGACGACAACCACATCTCCATCGACGGCAACACCGACGGCTGGTTCACCGACAACACCCCCGAGCGTTTCGAAGCCTATGGCTGGAACGTGGTGCGCGGCGTCGATGGCCACGACGCGGACAGCATCAAGGCGGCCATCGACGGCGCGCTGGCGCAGTTCGACAAGCCCACCCTGATCTGCTGCCGCACCACGATCGGCTTCGGTTCGCCGGGCAAGGCCGGCAAGGAATCCAGCCACGGCGCGCCGCTGGGCAAGGACGAACTGGAGGCCACCCGCAAGCAGCTGGGCTGGAACTACGGTCCGTTCGAAATCCCCGAAGAGATCTACGCCGGCTGGCGTGCCGGCGGTACCGGCACCCTGCGCCAGGCCGAATGGGAACAGCAGTTCGACAAGTACGCCGCGCATTTCCCGGCCGAAGCCGATGAACTGACCCGTCGCTCGCACGGCGAACTGCCGGCCGACTTCGTCGCCAAGGCCGATGCCTACATCGCCCAGGTGCAGGCCGACGGCCAGACCATCGCCTCGCGCAAGGCCTCGCAGCTGGCCATTGAGGCCTTCGCACCGCTGCTGCCGGAACTGGTGGGCGGCTCGGCCGATCTGGCCCATTCCAACCTGACCCTGTGGAAGGCCAGCAAGTCGGTGGCCACCGACGACCCGAACGCCAACTACGTGTACTACGGCGTGCGCGAGTTCGGCATGACCGCCATCGCCAATGGCCTGGCCCTGCACGGCGGTTTCATTCCGTTCGACGCCACCTTCCTGGTGTTCAGCGATTACGCCCGCAACGGCGTGCGCATGAGCGCGTTGATCCCGGCGCACGCCATCCATGTGTACACCCACGACTCGATCGGCCTGGGCGAAGACGGCCCGACCCACCAGCCGGTGGAACACCTGGCCTCGCTGCGCTACATCCCCAACAACGATGTGTGGCGTCCGTGCGATGCGGTTGAGTCGGCGGTCAGCTGGAAGTCGGCGATCACCCGCACCGACGGCCCGAGCTGCCTGGTGTTCAGCCGTCAGAACCTGCCGCACCAGCCGCGCAGCACCGAGCAGGTTGCCCAGATCGCGCGCGGTGGCTACGTGTTGGCCGACGCCGAAGGCGGTGTGCCGGACGTGATCCTGATCGGTACCGGTTCGGAAGTGGGTCTGGCCGTGGCCGCCAAGGCCGAGCTGGATGCCGCCGGGATCAAGACCCGCGTGGTGTCCATGCCGTCCACCGACGTGTTCGAGCGCCAGGACGCGGCCTACCGCGAGTCCGTGCTGCCCAACGCCGTGCGCAAGCGCGTGGCGGTGGAAGCGGGCGTTACCGGTTTCTGGCGCCAGTACGTGGGCCTGGACGGTGCGGTGATCGGTATCGACACCTTCGGTGCCTCGGCCCCGGCCGAAGCGCTGTACAAGCACTTTGGCATCACCACCGAACACGTGGTGGCGGCAGCCAAGGCGCTCTGA
- a CDS encoding NADAR family protein, which produces MNNDSCFLHDLQHRQTEGDALAYLCFWGHRPPRTGVGASCFSQWYDAGFEHDGVRYATAEHYMMAGKARLFGDEEILAKVQACHTPDKVKALGRRIRGFDDARWAQARYAVVVQGNLAKFTQNAALGAFLRSTGDQVLVEASPVDTVWGIGLAQDHADACNPARWKGLNLLGFALMEVRARL; this is translated from the coding sequence ATGAATAATGACTCCTGCTTCCTGCATGACCTGCAGCACCGCCAGACTGAAGGCGACGCACTGGCCTATCTCTGCTTCTGGGGCCATCGCCCTCCCCGCACCGGCGTAGGCGCGTCCTGCTTCAGCCAGTGGTACGACGCCGGCTTCGAACACGATGGCGTGCGTTACGCCACGGCTGAGCACTACATGATGGCGGGCAAGGCGCGCCTGTTCGGCGACGAAGAGATCCTGGCCAAGGTGCAGGCCTGCCACACACCAGACAAGGTCAAAGCACTGGGCCGGCGCATCCGTGGCTTCGACGATGCACGCTGGGCGCAGGCACGTTATGCGGTGGTGGTCCAAGGCAACCTAGCCAAGTTCACCCAGAACGCGGCGTTGGGTGCTTTCCTGCGCAGCACCGGTGACCAGGTGCTGGTGGAGGCCAGCCCGGTGGACACAGTGTGGGGAATCGGGCTGGCTCAGGACCATGCCGATGCATGCAACCCGGCACGCTGGAAGGGTCTGAACCTGCTGGGTTTTGCGCTGATGGAGGTTCGGGCGCGGTTGTAA
- a CDS encoding acetyl-CoA hydrolase/transferase C-terminal domain-containing protein, with protein sequence MTDHLTDLDAATDWLLQRVDGPLRIGAPLALGKPHRLLNALYARVENDPARPLQIYTALSLNPPKPAAGGLEARFMAPFAQRHFGDDFPRLAYADAMVRDRLPAHVQVEEFYMQSGALLGSSQAQRSYTSLNYTHAADAVAQRAPHAIVQKVAMRPDDRRLSLSCNNDITQDTLDAMAARGLPRPLMIAEIDPQLPYLSGSATVDVSFFDLVITPPPPYPALFGLPRQPVTDADYAIGLYASALVRDGGTLQIGIGTLADAISQALVLRHTDNARYRQILHALDPSLATHPTVLECGGLDPFEIGLYGCSEMLNEGFRRLVQTGVIRRKVHDDLGLMQRIENGSTLTIDHATLEAEGEYLHGAFYLGSPEFYQWLRDLPDDERGAIGMRRISEINQLYGGNEALERVQRRHARFFNSCMIATALGAAASDALEDGRVVSGVGGQYNFVAMAHALPEARSALMFRAVREDKGQVQSNVRWNYGHTTIPRHLRDIYINEYGIADLRNLTDEDCVTGMTAITDAAFQATLLQTAKAAKKLDAAFVAPAHWQQRNTAAAVSAALAPFRQSGLLPDYPLGSDFTEVEQHLVKALGWLKQNTQTRGSKLRTVLAALRQPAGDGDAVYLQRMGLDAPKTFGERIEARLVRLALARTAVA encoded by the coding sequence ATGACCGATCACCTTACCGACCTCGACGCGGCCACCGACTGGTTGCTGCAGCGGGTGGACGGCCCGCTGCGCATCGGCGCGCCGCTGGCCCTGGGCAAACCGCATCGGCTGCTCAATGCCCTGTATGCGCGCGTGGAGAACGATCCCGCACGGCCGCTGCAGATCTACACCGCGCTGTCGTTGAACCCGCCCAAGCCCGCCGCGGGTGGATTGGAAGCGCGCTTCATGGCGCCGTTCGCGCAACGCCATTTCGGCGACGACTTCCCGCGCCTGGCCTATGCCGACGCGATGGTCCGCGACCGCCTGCCGGCGCACGTGCAGGTGGAAGAGTTCTACATGCAGTCCGGCGCCCTGCTCGGCTCCTCGCAGGCGCAGCGCAGCTACACCAGCCTCAACTACACCCATGCCGCCGATGCGGTGGCGCAGCGCGCACCGCATGCGATCGTGCAGAAGGTGGCGATGCGGCCGGACGATCGGCGGCTGTCGCTGTCGTGCAACAACGACATCACCCAGGACACCCTGGATGCGATGGCCGCGCGTGGCCTGCCGCGTCCGCTGATGATCGCCGAGATCGACCCGCAGCTGCCCTACCTGAGCGGCTCGGCGACGGTGGATGTGAGCTTCTTCGACCTGGTGATCACCCCGCCGCCGCCCTACCCCGCTCTGTTCGGGCTGCCGCGGCAACCGGTCACGGATGCCGACTACGCCATCGGCCTGTATGCCAGCGCGCTGGTCCGGGATGGCGGCACGCTGCAGATCGGCATTGGCACACTGGCCGATGCGATCAGCCAGGCGCTGGTGCTGCGGCATACCGACAATGCCCGCTACCGGCAGATCCTGCACGCGCTGGATCCGAGCCTGGCCACCCACCCCACCGTGCTCGAATGCGGTGGCCTGGACCCGTTCGAGATCGGCCTGTATGGCTGCAGCGAGATGCTCAACGAGGGCTTCCGGCGGCTGGTGCAGACCGGCGTGATCCGGCGCAAGGTGCATGACGATCTGGGACTGATGCAGCGCATCGAGAACGGCAGCACCCTGACCATCGACCACGCCACGCTGGAGGCCGAAGGCGAATACCTGCATGGCGCGTTCTACCTGGGCTCGCCGGAGTTCTACCAGTGGCTGCGCGACCTGCCCGACGACGAGCGCGGCGCAATCGGCATGCGCCGGATCAGTGAGATCAACCAGTTGTACGGGGGCAATGAGGCCCTGGAGCGCGTGCAGCGCCGCCATGCCCGCTTCTTCAACTCCTGCATGATCGCCACCGCGCTGGGCGCGGCAGCCTCCGACGCGCTGGAAGATGGCCGCGTGGTGTCGGGCGTGGGCGGGCAGTACAACTTCGTGGCGATGGCGCACGCGTTGCCTGAAGCCCGCAGCGCGCTGATGTTCCGCGCAGTGCGTGAAGACAAGGGCCAGGTGCAGTCGAACGTGCGCTGGAACTACGGGCACACCACCATCCCGCGGCACCTGCGCGACATCTACATCAACGAGTACGGCATCGCCGACCTGCGCAACCTGACCGACGAGGACTGTGTGACCGGCATGACCGCGATCACCGATGCGGCGTTCCAGGCCACGCTGCTGCAGACCGCGAAAGCCGCCAAAAAGCTGGACGCCGCGTTCGTGGCACCGGCGCACTGGCAACAGCGCAACACCGCCGCAGCGGTGAGCGCCGCACTGGCCCCGTTCCGCCAGTCGGGGCTGCTGCCGGACTATCCGCTGGGCAGCGACTTCACCGAGGTCGAACAGCACCTGGTGAAAGCGTTGGGCTGGCTGAAGCAGAACACCCAGACCCGCGGCAGCAAGCTGCGCACGGTGCTGGCCGCCCTGCGCCAGCCGGCCGGCGATGGTGACGCGGTGTACCTGCAGCGGATGGGGCTGGATGCACCGAAGACGTTTGGCGAACGCATTGAAGCCCGGCTGGTGCGGTTGGCGTTGGCGCGGACTGCCGTGGCGTGA
- a CDS encoding flavin reductase family protein: MKRYRKLDYPVDEVRRLLEPGPVVLVSSAWKGQRNVMTLGWHTVLAFTPSLLGTMISSGNHSFDLIRRSRQCVINLPTADLLDTVVGIGNCSGAEVDKFERFGLDTTPAHDVDAPLLAQCPASFECRLHDASQVKRHGLFIWEVVKAHVATVPKRPRTLHYRGDGQFMLSGAEVSRRRLFKPEML, from the coding sequence ATGAAACGCTACCGAAAGCTGGACTACCCGGTGGACGAGGTCCGTCGCTTGCTGGAACCCGGCCCGGTGGTGCTGGTCAGTTCGGCGTGGAAGGGCCAGCGCAACGTGATGACGCTGGGCTGGCACACGGTGCTGGCGTTCACGCCTTCGCTGCTGGGGACGATGATTTCCAGCGGAAACCACAGCTTTGACCTGATCCGGCGCAGCCGCCAGTGCGTGATCAACCTGCCCACCGCCGACCTGCTCGACACCGTGGTGGGCATTGGCAACTGCAGCGGCGCCGAGGTGGACAAGTTCGAACGCTTCGGGCTGGACACCACCCCTGCCCACGACGTGGACGCCCCGCTGCTGGCGCAGTGCCCGGCCAGCTTCGAGTGCCGGCTGCACGATGCCAGCCAGGTGAAGCGGCACGGCCTTTTCATCTGGGAGGTGGTCAAGGCGCACGTGGCGACGGTGCCCAAACGGCCTCGAACCCTGCACTACCGTGGCGATGGGCAGTTCATGCTGTCCGGCGCCGAAGTGTCGCGTCGCCGTCTGTTCAAACCGGAAATGCTGTAA